Proteins encoded together in one Telopea speciosissima isolate NSW1024214 ecotype Mountain lineage chromosome 4, Tspe_v1, whole genome shotgun sequence window:
- the LOC122658436 gene encoding mitochondrial import receptor subunit TOM6 homolog, with translation MFLGAFPRKPDKATALKQLRSHVTMFGVWVAVVRVTPYILHYLCEEKEELKLDL, from the coding sequence atgttTTTGGGTGCGTTTCCTCGGAAGCCGGACAAGGCTACTGCGCTGAAGCAGCTGAGATCTCATGTAACGATGTTTGGAGTGTGGGTGGCCGTTGTTCGAGTCACTCCTTACATTCTCCATTACCTTTGCGAAGAAAAAGAGGAACTCAAGCTCGACCTCTGA